A single window of Methylomarinum sp. Ch1-1 DNA harbors:
- a CDS encoding RNA-binding domain-containing protein, whose translation MKRFFLLILSIWKQQLKLYVYAALIGAVIGMLVLAPSNDFIEMQTLSEGKISALGYILTQSKALFQGDISIQRDYLLFYAEIGALLGLMSFAIYGFIHRRLHRIELLKHELDKDLLSIIEQGEGPWLEFKSSLRWDIEQSRVNRTLESVVLKTLAGFMNSARGGTLLIGVSDDGAILGLQQDFQSLKKPNQDGFEQALMTAVSSNLGADLCRHLHILFHVRDGKQVCRVIVSPAHRPVFLSQGKTPKFFLRTGGSTRDLNVQEALDFVQSRWKQKAIPIDSG comes from the coding sequence ATGAAACGGTTTTTTCTATTAATCTTGTCAATCTGGAAACAACAGTTAAAACTGTATGTTTATGCCGCCTTGATTGGCGCTGTCATTGGTATGTTGGTGTTGGCGCCGAGTAATGATTTCATCGAGATGCAAACGCTCAGTGAAGGAAAAATATCGGCGCTCGGCTACATCCTCACACAGAGTAAGGCCTTATTTCAGGGGGACATAAGCATTCAACGCGACTACCTGTTGTTTTATGCTGAAATCGGCGCCTTGCTTGGGCTGATGTCATTTGCGATCTATGGTTTTATCCATCGCCGCCTGCATCGGATCGAGCTGTTAAAACACGAGTTGGATAAGGATCTGCTGTCGATCATCGAGCAAGGCGAAGGCCCTTGGTTGGAATTTAAATCCTCATTGCGCTGGGATATTGAACAATCGCGGGTTAATCGTACGCTGGAAAGCGTCGTGTTAAAAACTCTGGCCGGTTTCATGAACAGCGCGCGGGGCGGCACGTTGTTAATCGGTGTTTCTGATGACGGCGCGATTCTAGGCTTGCAACAGGATTTTCAAAGCTTGAAAAAACCCAATCAGGATGGCTTTGAACAAGCCTTGATGACGGCCGTTTCAAGCAACTTGGGCGCCGATTTGTGTCGACATCTGCATATTTTGTTTCATGTCAGGGACGGCAAGCAGGTCTGTCGCGTCATCGTTTCTCCTGCGCACCGCCCGGTCTTCTTAAGCCAGGGTAAAACGCCTAAATTTTTCCTGCGCACCGGCGGTTCGACCCGGGACTTGAATGTTCAGGAGGCCTTGGACTTTGTGCAAAGCCGCTGGAAACAAAAAGCCATTCCAATCGATTCCGGCTAA
- a CDS encoding M14 family metallopeptidase: protein MPIAYDLDCFSDHYSSAREKFLQTCAKQPGQLSSYTHPLNSEELPLATDVFWLGPKQADNVLVVISATHGVEGFCGSAAQIQWLRHEAMPPTDSAVMLIHALNPFGFAYCRRVNEDNIDLNRNFIDFEHIPVNAAYQQLADAILPANQEQFHDGDLLLTDYRKRQGQRALELAISGGQYQFADGLFYGGVRPSWSQRLIETVIADYRLAQRRRLIAVDIHSGLGPYGYGEIISDHNPDSTGASLAKRWFGDSVTEPARGTSTSVPKSGLLDYAWHPLTGDNGCYVTLEFGTYSLAEMFALLREENYCWQRNVNTEKKTMVQQRMRDHFYPAKQDWQEMVLFRSAQVIGQAIQALLE from the coding sequence ATGCCAATTGCCTACGACCTGGACTGCTTTTCCGATCACTATTCGAGTGCGCGGGAAAAATTTTTGCAGACCTGTGCTAAGCAGCCCGGTCAGCTGAGCAGCTACACTCACCCACTCAACAGCGAAGAACTGCCGCTGGCGACCGACGTGTTCTGGCTGGGCCCTAAACAGGCCGACAATGTGTTGGTAGTCATCAGCGCAACCCATGGCGTAGAGGGATTTTGCGGTTCGGCGGCCCAGATTCAATGGCTGCGCCATGAAGCCATGCCGCCAACAGACAGCGCAGTCATGCTGATCCATGCCCTGAATCCGTTTGGTTTCGCGTATTGCCGACGCGTCAACGAGGACAATATCGACCTGAACCGCAATTTCATCGACTTCGAGCATATCCCGGTCAATGCCGCTTACCAGCAATTGGCCGACGCCATTCTGCCGGCCAATCAAGAACAGTTCCACGACGGCGATCTGCTCCTGACCGACTACCGCAAGCGCCAGGGCCAACGCGCATTGGAACTGGCGATCAGCGGCGGCCAGTATCAGTTTGCCGACGGCCTGTTTTACGGCGGCGTTCGCCCCAGCTGGTCGCAGAGGCTGATCGAAACAGTCATTGCCGACTATCGACTAGCCCAGCGCCGACGATTGATCGCAGTCGACATCCACTCAGGGCTCGGGCCCTATGGCTACGGAGAAATCATCAGCGACCATAACCCCGATTCTACCGGCGCGTCACTGGCTAAACGCTGGTTCGGCGACAGCGTCACCGAGCCGGCCCGCGGCACCTCGACATCGGTGCCTAAGTCGGGTCTGCTCGATTATGCTTGGCACCCGTTGACGGGCGATAACGGTTGTTACGTCACGCTGGAATTCGGCACCTACTCCCTCGCCGAAATGTTCGCGCTACTGCGCGAGGAAAACTACTGCTGGCAAAGAAACGTTAACACCGAGAAAAAAACAATGGTACAACAACGCATGCGCGATCATTTCTACCCAGCCAAACAAGATTGGCAAGAAATGGTGCTGTTCCGCTCCGCCCAGGTCATAGGTCAAGCCATACAAGCCTTGTTGGAATGA
- a CDS encoding RNA polymerase sigma factor, producing the protein MFQSQELVNEIDGLHKFALRLTNNSHEAEDLLQSTLLRALEKKYLFENGSNLFKWSSKIMFNIFASRYRRKARFESQLDPEPVIERQNSSANQYDRVQCLEIGEVMKKMSQEHRQVLLSICVKGLKYKTVANQLNVPVGTIRSRLARARKQLQQNLDY; encoded by the coding sequence ATGTTTCAATCCCAAGAACTTGTCAACGAAATCGATGGTTTGCATAAATTTGCGCTCCGCCTGACAAATAATAGCCATGAAGCTGAAGACCTGCTCCAGTCCACCTTGTTAAGAGCCCTGGAGAAAAAATATTTATTTGAAAATGGCAGCAATCTATTTAAGTGGAGCTCAAAAATCATGTTCAACATTTTTGCCTCCCGCTATCGCCGCAAAGCAAGATTCGAGAGTCAACTCGACCCTGAACCAGTCATTGAACGCCAAAATAGTTCTGCCAATCAATACGATAGAGTTCAGTGCCTGGAAATTGGCGAAGTGATGAAGAAAATGAGCCAGGAACACCGTCAAGTCTTACTATCAATTTGCGTCAAGGGCTTGAAATATAAAACGGTCGCCAATCAACTCAATGTGCCTGTGGGCACGATACGTTCACGTTTGGCCAGGGCTCGCAAACAATTGCAGCAAAACCTGGACTACTAG
- a CDS encoding SLATT domain-containing protein, translating to MKIEQKTLLQSWRTELMILFQAHYVRSIAIRRLNYLLGVPCILITMLVASYIFFTITHNPDFWVKMMAGMLLLLGAILASLQTFLKYSEQAENHRNASARYQSLHHSIDQLLAFPPDREAELAAWCDKLRDRWDELNLEAPNVNKDEGNPPSSYTSQAPIRYAEQPSVKMENATAAEPTPEKTAKQTKTDKEE from the coding sequence ATGAAAATCGAACAAAAAACCTTATTGCAGTCCTGGCGCACGGAATTGATGATTCTATTTCAAGCGCATTATGTCAGATCGATCGCGATCAGGCGCTTGAATTATCTGCTGGGCGTTCCCTGTATTCTGATCACGATGCTGGTCGCCAGCTATATCTTTTTCACGATCACTCATAATCCCGATTTCTGGGTCAAAATGATGGCCGGCATGCTGTTGTTGCTCGGCGCCATCCTGGCCTCGTTGCAAACTTTTCTGAAATATTCCGAACAAGCGGAAAATCATCGCAATGCCAGCGCTCGTTATCAATCCCTGCATCACTCCATCGACCAGCTGTTGGCATTTCCTCCCGACCGGGAGGCTGAGCTGGCGGCCTGGTGTGACAAGTTGCGCGATCGCTGGGATGAATTGAACCTGGAAGCGCCCAATGTTAACAAGGATGAAGGCAACCCGCCCAGTTCTTACACTAGTCAGGCGCCGATTCGATATGCTGAACAGCCGTCCGTCAAAATGGAAAACGCCACTGCCGCCGAACCTACCCCGGAAAAAACCGCAAAACAAACGAAAACTGATAAAGAAGAGTAG
- a CDS encoding response regulator gives MNGKTTILIVDNDERTQTVVSDFLVREGYIVITARYDQNVLDEFERVHPDLILLDVVLPNEDGIALINQIRSRTVCPILVISEKNNTMDKIIGLEMGADDYMGKPFEMRELYARIKANLRLVNSVEKEAVSRRQNETATILHFGQWYLDLQRHEFLDENKKPMDMTPGEIEMLKAFAMSPRKALSRDKLFDLTRERDYEGFDRAVDVQISRIRKKIGDDHREQPYIKTIRGIGYMLDAEITVIE, from the coding sequence ATGAATGGTAAAACCACCATTTTGATCGTCGATAACGATGAAAGAACCCAGACCGTCGTTAGCGATTTTCTGGTTCGAGAAGGGTACATCGTTATCACAGCACGCTACGATCAAAATGTTCTCGATGAATTTGAGCGAGTGCATCCAGACCTGATTCTGCTCGATGTCGTTTTGCCGAATGAAGACGGCATTGCCTTGATCAATCAAATCAGGTCACGAACCGTTTGCCCCATCTTGGTCATCAGCGAAAAGAATAACACCATGGATAAAATTATCGGGCTGGAAATGGGGGCCGACGACTATATGGGAAAGCCTTTTGAAATGCGCGAGCTATATGCTCGGATTAAGGCTAATTTGCGTTTGGTGAACAGTGTTGAAAAAGAGGCTGTGTCCAGACGTCAAAATGAAACGGCTACTATCCTTCATTTTGGTCAGTGGTATCTGGATCTGCAACGTCATGAATTCCTCGATGAAAATAAAAAGCCTATGGATATGACGCCGGGGGAAATCGAAATGCTAAAAGCCTTCGCCATGTCCCCGCGCAAGGCGCTGAGTCGAGACAAGTTGTTTGACCTTACCCGCGAGCGCGATTATGAAGGCTTTGATCGTGCCGTCGATGTGCAGATCTCGCGGATTCGCAAGAAAATCGGTGATGATCATCGTGAACAACCCTACATCAAAACCATCCGAGGCATCGGTTATATGCTCGATGCGGAAATAACCGTGATCGAATAA
- a CDS encoding DUF748 domain-containing protein: protein MKRPTVSATTRTILLSLAGVLLLYSLAGFWLLPAVLSSQIPKLAQQKLNRTALIDNIRFNPFSLELTVNGFAIHNRDDSPFVGFERLYVDLALLKSVMNLSLTLNQASLEGPVVQVTRHKRGDFNFSDLLPQDQAQPEPEKNADDKLFPIVITQVDLSKGKLGWEDHFHAQARKESIYQLELDLSNLSTRENEHSQLVFSMDIQSGGSLQWRGNLSLNPLLSDGHIKLSQVSFPRLWELFLQDAVAFEIIKGSELIEADYRLSDSKAGLQLLVDNGVVDIDAVQIAEKGSQEPVIALPDFRLSGIAFDLHNKTVKIADIKGKDALFKAWLDPDGNLNYQALFAASGEQQSGNQAKPSAAGQETPWRLTADRLALQNFALQFSDQTLPKPTQINLTNVNLSSQDLSNKSGSLLPIELAMTVNDGGKINITGETVIDPFTANLKVNANQVAIGDFQAYIDQALRLDIVSGLFNLQADIAMQRLENQALAIRLQGNSDIQDFVSQDRIANQDFVTWRRLALNNININLADNRYEIETITLEHPYARVLIRKDKSVNLTDALIPKTETETETETPAEQTQATSEQPAPTFKIGRIEMSEGESDFADLSLILPFSAHINRLQGGVDGISSQQNAVAKIALAGTVEGLAPVDIEGSISPYRGDYEFKLDFRGMPMPTITPYMAEFAGRKIEKGNMSLKLQYTLQDNQLTASNKLLINQLVLGDKVENPKAVSLPLDLAIALLEDSDGKIVLDVPITGSLDNPKFSVSGIIVDALVNVITKIASSPFNALASLIDSDGDISRISFPAGKTLLTKEQQDKLNELAKALSDRPKLQLEVKGTAFSELDWPALREEALNQQLRQIRANELNRDREKKLTAENIQLNDEQYRRLLADLFIREYPQLAERSFFGTPRLIDPQMGDFYRVAKSRLAADIPPDNERLRKLAAKRAQAIARHLLDRGIAVERLFLLDVAVDPGKAAESADSLLNLTVR from the coding sequence ATGAAGAGACCAACCGTTTCAGCAACCACCCGAACCATCCTGTTATCGCTTGCCGGCGTGCTGCTGCTTTATAGCCTGGCTGGTTTTTGGCTGCTGCCGGCCGTGTTATCCAGCCAAATCCCCAAACTGGCCCAGCAAAAGCTCAACCGGACTGCGTTAATCGACAATATCCGCTTCAATCCATTTTCGTTGGAACTGACAGTAAACGGCTTTGCCATCCACAATCGAGACGACAGTCCCTTTGTCGGTTTCGAGCGACTCTACGTCGACCTGGCATTGCTGAAATCGGTGATGAACCTGAGCCTGACCCTAAACCAAGCCAGTCTGGAAGGGCCCGTGGTTCAGGTCACACGGCATAAACGAGGGGATTTCAATTTTAGCGACTTGCTCCCGCAAGATCAGGCCCAACCCGAGCCTGAAAAAAATGCCGACGACAAACTGTTTCCCATCGTCATCACCCAAGTCGACCTTTCGAAAGGCAAACTCGGCTGGGAGGATCATTTTCACGCTCAAGCGCGCAAGGAAAGCATTTATCAGCTCGAGCTGGACCTGAGCAATCTCTCCACCCGCGAAAACGAACACTCGCAGCTGGTGTTTTCCATGGATATCCAATCCGGCGGATCGTTGCAATGGCGAGGCAATCTGAGCCTGAATCCTCTGCTTTCCGACGGCCATATCAAGCTTTCCCAAGTCAGTTTCCCCAGGCTCTGGGAGCTTTTTTTACAAGATGCAGTCGCGTTTGAAATCATAAAGGGCAGCGAGCTGATCGAGGCCGATTATCGTCTCAGTGATTCGAAGGCGGGCCTGCAACTGCTGGTCGACAATGGCGTTGTCGACATCGACGCCGTTCAAATTGCCGAAAAAGGCAGCCAGGAGCCGGTCATTGCCCTACCCGATTTCAGACTATCGGGCATCGCCTTCGATTTGCACAACAAAACGGTCAAGATCGCCGACATTAAGGGTAAAGACGCACTGTTCAAGGCCTGGTTGGACCCAGACGGCAATCTCAATTATCAAGCCCTGTTTGCCGCAAGTGGTGAACAACAATCCGGCAACCAGGCAAAACCGAGCGCCGCCGGCCAAGAGACGCCTTGGCGGCTGACGGCCGATCGCCTGGCGCTGCAAAATTTCGCCTTGCAGTTTAGCGATCAAACTCTCCCGAAGCCGACCCAAATCAATTTGACTAACGTCAACCTGAGCAGTCAAGATCTGAGCAATAAGTCCGGCAGCCTTCTGCCTATCGAGCTGGCAATGACCGTCAACGATGGCGGCAAAATCAACATCACCGGCGAAACGGTCATCGACCCGTTCACCGCCAACCTGAAGGTTAACGCGAACCAAGTCGCCATCGGCGATTTTCAAGCCTATATCGACCAGGCGCTTAGGCTCGACATCGTCTCCGGCCTATTCAATCTGCAGGCCGATATCGCCATGCAGCGCCTGGAAAACCAAGCCTTGGCTATCCGCTTGCAGGGCAACAGCGATATCCAGGACTTTGTCAGCCAAGACCGCATTGCCAATCAGGACTTCGTCACTTGGCGGCGGCTGGCTTTGAACAACATCAACATCAACCTCGCGGATAACCGCTATGAGATCGAGACGATCACGCTTGAGCATCCATACGCCAGGGTGCTGATTAGAAAAGACAAATCCGTCAATCTCACCGATGCCCTGATCCCCAAGACCGAAACCGAAACCGAAACCGAAACGCCGGCCGAACAAACCCAGGCGACTAGCGAACAACCAGCCCCTACATTCAAGATCGGACGCATCGAAATGAGCGAAGGCGAATCGGATTTCGCCGATTTATCGCTGATACTGCCGTTTTCCGCCCATATCAATCGATTACAAGGCGGGGTCGACGGCATTTCCTCGCAGCAGAATGCCGTTGCCAAAATCGCCTTGGCCGGCACGGTCGAAGGTCTGGCGCCGGTCGACATCGAAGGCAGCATCAGTCCTTATCGAGGGGATTACGAATTCAAGCTGGATTTCCGCGGCATGCCGATGCCTACAATCACCCCCTATATGGCCGAGTTCGCTGGGCGCAAGATCGAAAAAGGCAACATGTCCTTGAAGCTGCAATACACCCTCCAGGACAATCAATTGACCGCCTCCAACAAGCTGCTGATCAACCAGCTGGTATTGGGAGACAAGGTGGAAAACCCCAAAGCGGTTTCTTTGCCTTTGGATCTGGCCATCGCCTTGCTGGAAGACAGCGACGGCAAAATTGTCCTGGATGTGCCCATTACCGGCAGCCTGGACAATCCGAAATTCAGCGTATCCGGGATCATCGTCGACGCACTGGTCAATGTCATCACCAAAATCGCCTCGTCTCCGTTCAACGCCCTGGCCTCATTGATAGACAGCGATGGAGATATCAGCAGAATCAGCTTTCCCGCCGGTAAAACTCTGTTAACAAAAGAGCAACAAGACAAACTAAATGAACTGGCCAAGGCCTTATCGGATCGGCCGAAGTTGCAGCTGGAAGTCAAAGGAACAGCCTTTAGCGAACTCGACTGGCCGGCATTGCGAGAGGAGGCGCTGAACCAGCAATTAAGACAAATCAGGGCAAACGAATTGAATCGTGATCGTGAAAAAAAGCTGACGGCAGAGAATATTCAGTTGAACGACGAACAATACCGGCGTCTGCTCGCCGACCTGTTTATCCGCGAATACCCGCAACTGGCGGAACGCTCATTCTTCGGCACGCCCCGATTGATAGATCCACAAATGGGGGATTTTTATCGAGTCGCCAAGAGCCGATTGGCGGCCGACATTCCTCCCGATAACGAGCGTTTGCGGAAACTGGCGGCGAAGCGGGCGCAAGCCATCGCCAGACATCTGCTTGACAGAGGCATTGCCGTGGAGAGGCTGTTCTTGCTAGATGTCGCCGTCGATCCCGGCAAAGCCGCAGAAAGCGCAGATTCGCTGTTGAATCTGACGGTACGGTGA
- a CDS encoding MauE/DoxX family redox-associated membrane protein, which produces MSKKPDFKQRDELRGKSYSDYWPLISLIVIAASVGGSLALNAPSGDLSLMHSWMHYFMGFFLCSLAMLKIFHPSAFADGFEMYDLLARHFRAYGYLYPFIELALGLAYFSFWQMPWIYGATIFIMTFGAFGVVSALRRGLDINCPCMGSVLEVPLSTVTLTEDIGMALMAGLMLAMGGGYGIL; this is translated from the coding sequence ATGAGTAAAAAACCTGATTTCAAGCAACGGGATGAACTTCGAGGAAAGTCTTACAGCGATTATTGGCCGCTGATTTCGCTTATCGTTATAGCCGCATCCGTCGGTGGCTCGCTCGCGCTAAACGCCCCCTCTGGAGATTTGAGTCTCATGCACTCGTGGATGCATTATTTCATGGGGTTCTTTTTATGCAGCCTCGCCATGCTGAAGATTTTCCATCCTAGCGCCTTTGCCGACGGTTTCGAAATGTATGACCTATTAGCCCGACATTTTCGTGCTTACGGCTATCTCTACCCCTTTATCGAGTTAGCATTGGGCTTGGCCTATTTCTCTTTTTGGCAAATGCCTTGGATCTATGGTGCAACAATTTTCATCATGACTTTTGGCGCCTTTGGCGTCGTTTCCGCGCTGCGCCGCGGCCTGGACATCAATTGTCCCTGCATGGGATCAGTATTGGAGGTGCCCTTATCGACCGTTACCTTGACCGAAGATATCGGCATGGCTCTGATGGCTGGCTTGATGCTTGCCATGGGAGGAGGCTATGGAATTTTATGA
- a CDS encoding FAD-dependent oxidoreductase: MEFYDVIVISAGTLGLQAAEQLKMHQANYLIIEQDEGATLRDASWDVAIKTLIETAHVFHTRNKYDALGIEGAQHVIANIPEILAHIRNVQDDLISGLFQRLEEHPVIHAQASFLDANTLKADSRSLKADKILICTGSKPIIPGIFRPLKADILTIDKLFEQEDLPQSLAVVGMGCRGAELGQALARLGIEVFAVEPTATIAAVSDPEINQTAQYIMRQDMRLYMETQLQTVEKEDGVYRLIGENKTLEVSGILLCAGRSPNLQGMGLNKLNIPYSGGTPVCDRQTLQIKGRPIYVTSVDDNGRSLPQSIANKIACEHALGIRGQAEPESSLRITFTDPPVASLGQKKTGAIEGRALLDNRNDNGLEEQGMVKLYASSEGRLTGAEMMAPAADHLAHLLQLAIQQQLSANQLLDLPFYPASLEAGLRDAFTEIAGKH; the protein is encoded by the coding sequence ATGGAATTTTATGATGTTATCGTGATTTCTGCGGGAACGCTGGGGCTGCAGGCGGCTGAGCAGCTGAAGATGCATCAGGCAAATTACTTGATTATCGAACAGGACGAAGGGGCCACGCTGCGCGACGCTAGCTGGGATGTCGCGATCAAAACCCTGATCGAGACCGCCCATGTCTTTCATACCCGTAATAAATACGACGCCCTGGGTATCGAAGGAGCGCAGCATGTCATTGCCAATATACCGGAGATCCTGGCGCATATTCGCAACGTACAAGACGACTTGATCAGTGGTCTTTTCCAGCGACTGGAAGAACATCCTGTCATACACGCCCAGGCCAGTTTTCTCGATGCTAACACACTAAAAGCCGACAGCCGCTCATTGAAAGCCGATAAAATCCTGATCTGCACTGGCTCTAAACCTATCATTCCCGGAATATTTAGACCGTTAAAAGCCGATATTCTCACCATCGACAAGCTTTTTGAACAAGAAGATTTACCACAGAGTCTGGCAGTGGTGGGTATGGGCTGCAGAGGGGCCGAGTTGGGCCAAGCTTTGGCCCGTTTGGGCATCGAAGTTTTTGCTGTCGAACCCACAGCTACCATCGCCGCCGTCAGTGATCCGGAGATAAACCAAACAGCACAATATATTATGCGCCAGGACATGCGGCTTTATATGGAAACCCAACTGCAAACCGTGGAAAAAGAGGATGGAGTCTATCGCCTCATTGGCGAAAATAAGACCCTAGAAGTTTCGGGAATCTTGCTGTGCGCGGGACGATCACCCAATTTGCAAGGCATGGGTTTGAATAAATTGAATATTCCCTATTCTGGCGGAACGCCTGTATGCGACCGACAAACACTGCAGATCAAGGGACGACCTATCTATGTGACTAGCGTTGATGATAACGGCCGCAGCTTGCCGCAGTCAATCGCGAACAAAATCGCTTGCGAACATGCATTAGGGATCCGCGGCCAAGCCGAACCTGAGAGCTCATTGAGGATCACATTCACCGACCCTCCGGTTGCTTCCCTGGGTCAGAAGAAGACAGGCGCCATCGAGGGCCGCGCGCTGCTGGACAATCGAAACGACAATGGGCTAGAGGAACAAGGCATGGTCAAACTTTACGCCTCGTCCGAAGGCAGGCTGACCGGTGCGGAAATGATGGCGCCAGCCGCCGACCATCTCGCCCATTTGTTGCAGCTCGCCATCCAACAACAGCTAAGCGCAAATCAACTACTCGATTTACCGTTCTATCCCGCCTCGTTGGAAGCCGGCTTGCGCGACGCTTTCACCGAGATTGCCGGTAAACACTAA
- a CDS encoding sodium:calcium antiporter, protein MFEHFPTAINLLIFTGLAGIIWKAGTRLSYYVDSIAEQTELARAFLGLILLATATELPEMVTTLTASSSGNGVLALNNMFGGMMLQLAVLAIADFFVLNGTLTSFPRKPTVAIAGLLSILSLSLLLAFYVTRDMVLLVNVGVGSTIIALLYIVSMYLIRMGQNRDTWSPVDLPDRGKGGRERHNHYDNTPVRKLTVLSARSGLLILISGVLVVRVAETLAVQTGLGNSFIGVSLLAMATSMPELSTSVAAVRVKAHTMAISNIFGSNLIMTFLVFPVDVFFTKGPVLNHMDRSAAFALAAGIFMTGIYCTGLLMRPRMKVFGIGIDSLLVLASYLGSMMILFQLR, encoded by the coding sequence TTGTTTGAACATTTTCCAACAGCGATTAACCTGCTGATATTTACCGGATTGGCCGGGATAATATGGAAGGCTGGAACGCGTCTGTCTTACTATGTCGATTCGATCGCCGAGCAGACAGAACTGGCCAGGGCATTTCTGGGCTTGATTCTGTTGGCGACGGCAACCGAATTGCCGGAAATGGTAACTACGTTGACGGCGTCATCGTCCGGCAATGGCGTTCTCGCGTTAAACAACATGTTCGGCGGCATGATGCTTCAACTCGCGGTGCTGGCCATCGCCGATTTTTTTGTCTTGAACGGCACGCTGACTTCTTTCCCGCGTAAGCCGACCGTGGCTATTGCCGGACTGTTATCGATACTCAGCCTGTCGCTGTTGTTGGCTTTTTATGTCACCCGCGATATGGTGTTGCTTGTTAATGTCGGCGTCGGCAGTACGATCATCGCGCTATTGTACATAGTCTCGATGTACCTTATCAGGATGGGACAAAACCGAGACACCTGGTCGCCTGTTGATTTGCCGGACAGAGGAAAGGGCGGCCGTGAACGGCATAATCATTATGATAATACGCCGGTCCGAAAACTGACCGTTTTATCGGCGAGGTCTGGTTTGTTGATTTTAATCAGCGGGGTTTTGGTCGTGCGGGTGGCTGAAACCCTGGCGGTTCAGACAGGGTTGGGCAATAGTTTTATCGGGGTCTCCTTGCTGGCGATGGCCACCTCTATGCCGGAGTTAAGTACTTCGGTTGCTGCCGTACGGGTGAAAGCCCATACGATGGCGATTTCCAATATCTTCGGCAGCAATCTGATTATGACATTTTTGGTTTTTCCGGTCGATGTTTTCTTTACTAAAGGCCCGGTATTAAATCACATGGACCGGTCCGCCGCTTTTGCGCTGGCGGCCGGCATTTTCATGACCGGCATTTATTGCACCGGCCTTTTGATGCGTCCCAGAATGAAAGTGTTCGGCATTGGCATCGATTCATTGCTGGTTTTGGCGAGTTATCTCGGCAGCATGATGATACTTTTTCAACTCCGATAA
- a CDS encoding GNAT family N-acetyltransferase/peptidase C39 family protein, translating to MSDTLFRQATKADIDALVAIENRCFTEDRLTQRNFQWMLEKAHADIIVAEMAEDIIGYGLLLYRRGTSLARLYSLAILPEHRGGGLASSLLSELEQCARLHDCVYLRLEVRPDNERAIALYRRLGYRQFSRKLDYYEDHSEALCFEKRVIYPQPVTRVAVPYYRQTTEFTCGPASLLMAMAALKEDQEQSQAQELQLWRESTTIFMTSGHGGCGPHGLALAAYRRGFDVEMYLSDQQVLFIDSVRNAEKRQVITLVQQDFMRQLQDTTVKIHYQKLMLDELTGRLDEGRIPLVLISTYRINRNKAPHWVVITAHDSHFVYIHDPDMEEGEHASMTDNIYVPVPKNDFPSMARFGRRHLQTALVLSRN from the coding sequence ATGAGCGACACCTTATTTCGCCAGGCGACTAAAGCCGATATCGACGCACTGGTCGCGATAGAAAATCGCTGCTTCACCGAGGACAGACTGACGCAGCGCAACTTCCAATGGATGCTGGAAAAAGCCCATGCCGACATCATCGTGGCCGAAATGGCCGAGGACATCATCGGTTACGGCCTGTTGCTGTATCGACGCGGCACCTCCCTGGCCCGCCTCTATTCGCTGGCGATACTGCCTGAACACCGCGGCGGCGGCCTGGCATCCTCGCTGCTATCCGAACTGGAACAATGCGCCCGCCTGCACGATTGCGTTTATCTGCGCCTGGAGGTCCGTCCCGACAATGAACGCGCCATCGCCCTGTACCGGCGCCTAGGTTATCGTCAATTCAGCCGCAAGCTGGATTATTACGAAGACCATAGCGAGGCGCTGTGTTTTGAAAAGCGCGTCATTTATCCGCAACCGGTCACCCGTGTGGCCGTACCTTATTACCGGCAAACCACCGAATTCACCTGCGGCCCCGCCTCCCTGCTGATGGCCATGGCGGCGTTGAAAGAGGACCAGGAACAAAGCCAGGCGCAAGAACTGCAACTGTGGCGGGAATCTACGACGATCTTCATGACCTCGGGTCATGGCGGTTGTGGCCCCCATGGCTTGGCGCTGGCTGCTTACCGGCGCGGATTCGATGTGGAAATGTATTTGAGCGATCAGCAGGTGCTGTTCATCGACAGCGTGCGCAATGCCGAAAAACGGCAGGTCATAACGCTGGTGCAGCAGGATTTCATGCGCCAGCTTCAGGACACGACGGTCAAAATTCATTATCAGAAACTCATGCTCGACGAACTGACCGGGCGCCTCGACGAAGGACGCATTCCGCTGGTTCTGATCAGCACCTATCGCATTAATCGCAACAAGGCTCCGCATTGGGTCGTGATCACCGCGCATGATTCGCATTTCGTCTATATCCATGACCCGGACATGGAGGAAGGCGAACACGCCAGCATGACCGACAACATATACGTCCCGGTGCCGAAAAACGATTTTCCGTCGATGGCCCGTTTTGGCCGCCGTCATTTACAAACGGCGCTGGTTCTCTCGCGCAATTGA